In Catenulispora sp. GP43, a single genomic region encodes these proteins:
- a CDS encoding LuxR C-terminal-related transcriptional regulator, with amino-acid sequence MPTRIVLCDDHTLLTESLAASLAAKGYQVEAVTSTPAQGLAAVASLDPDILMLDVHFPMTVSARAAASPLATAGEQAFPVSRPGSRMVTAGLELARAVLERHPRTKVLMVSATDDPAIVSAALDLGVSGFTRKDQRIDGIVQILERVAGGEVAVDPELLRAAVRHLKAPDVDQAERTLRYLTPREREVLRRIVEGESTKQIARAMDIAQSTARTHVQNVLVKLGAHSRVEASAIVARVGAVDRLGASQ; translated from the coding sequence ATGCCCACCAGGATCGTGCTCTGCGACGACCACACCCTGCTCACCGAGTCCCTGGCCGCCTCGCTGGCCGCCAAGGGCTACCAGGTCGAGGCCGTGACCTCGACCCCGGCGCAGGGGCTGGCCGCCGTGGCGTCGCTGGATCCGGACATCCTCATGCTCGACGTGCACTTTCCGATGACGGTCTCGGCGCGCGCCGCGGCCTCGCCGCTGGCCACGGCCGGCGAGCAGGCGTTCCCGGTGTCGCGGCCGGGGAGCCGGATGGTGACCGCGGGGCTGGAGCTGGCGCGGGCGGTGCTGGAGCGGCATCCGCGGACCAAGGTGCTGATGGTGTCCGCGACCGATGATCCGGCCATCGTCAGTGCGGCGCTGGATCTGGGTGTCTCCGGCTTCACGCGCAAGGACCAGCGGATCGACGGGATCGTGCAGATCCTGGAGCGGGTCGCCGGGGGCGAGGTGGCGGTGGATCCGGAGCTGCTGCGCGCGGCCGTGCGGCATCTGAAGGCCCCGGACGTCGACCAGGCCGAGCGCACCCTGCGTTACCTGACGCCGCGCGAGCGCGAGGTACTGCGGCGCATCGTCGAGGGCGAGTCCACCAAGCAGATCGCCCGGGCCATGGACATCGCTCAGTCCACGGCCCGTACCCATGTGCAGAACGTGCTGGTCAAGCTGGGTGCTCACTCGCGCGTCGAGGCCTCGGCGATCGTCGCCCGGGTCGGCGCGGTGGATCGGCTGGGCGCCTCGCAGTAA
- a CDS encoding polysaccharide biosynthesis protein, with protein sequence MTGQSFALWKGPERPALLRTLIIGAGRAGQALARDLQDDESHGLRPIGFLDDTDNAHNADGNDNTDATGNADAAEASAPPRLGTPADLPRLLDEHAADAVVPAVPGLPAPRVRELTAAAIAAGAVVRYLPWYASALPREATASDLLPLDVRALIDGPEPYAAAPEVKEIVTGRRVLVTGAGGALGAELCRQLHAFNPDRLFLLGNGEKPSRSLLADVWGEEPAADLLDRDETDRAFRDLRPEVVFHAAGLRHPALLERRPSQGVTANVLSTDNLVRAASRHGTERFIRLSTDADPASMLGASHRAAEAVLLGAAHRGATHKNSAHKNATHKTGKKHRPETVFAAVRIGDVLDARDSLLTVLAHEIRAGGPVTVTHPEAARCFATVEEAVALTLEAARMATGGEIYTLGLPEPMRVTEVVSRFTRRYRLPEVPIRYVGQSQGSEAPEQGRRVPTAHPRIFTTPEHPDPAEDPRLSERLEKMYRAADKNRDPKVRQMLLKTAAIRRPSSRPASDA encoded by the coding sequence ATGACCGGACAGTCCTTTGCGCTGTGGAAAGGGCCCGAGCGGCCCGCCCTCCTGCGCACGCTGATCATCGGCGCCGGACGGGCCGGGCAGGCGCTGGCCCGGGATCTGCAGGACGACGAAAGCCACGGGCTCCGCCCGATCGGCTTCCTCGACGACACCGACAACGCCCACAACGCTGACGGCAACGACAACACTGACGCCACCGGCAACGCGGACGCCGCTGAAGCATCCGCACCACCGCGCCTGGGAACCCCGGCCGATCTGCCGCGCCTGCTGGACGAGCACGCAGCCGACGCCGTCGTGCCGGCGGTCCCGGGCCTGCCGGCCCCGCGCGTCCGCGAACTGACCGCCGCGGCGATCGCCGCGGGCGCCGTCGTCCGCTACCTGCCCTGGTACGCCTCCGCCCTCCCGCGCGAGGCGACCGCCTCCGACCTGCTGCCGCTGGACGTCCGGGCCCTGATCGACGGCCCGGAGCCGTACGCCGCCGCGCCCGAGGTCAAGGAGATCGTCACCGGCAGGCGCGTCCTGGTCACCGGCGCCGGCGGCGCCCTCGGCGCGGAGCTCTGCCGCCAACTGCACGCCTTCAACCCGGACCGACTGTTCCTGCTCGGCAACGGCGAGAAGCCCTCGCGCAGCCTGCTCGCCGACGTGTGGGGCGAGGAGCCGGCCGCCGACCTCCTCGACCGCGACGAGACCGACCGGGCGTTCCGCGACCTGCGGCCCGAGGTGGTGTTCCACGCCGCCGGGCTCAGGCACCCGGCCCTGCTGGAACGGCGCCCGAGCCAGGGCGTGACGGCCAACGTCCTCAGCACCGACAACCTCGTCCGCGCGGCGTCCCGGCACGGAACCGAGCGCTTCATCCGCCTGTCCACCGACGCCGACCCGGCCTCGATGCTCGGCGCCTCCCACCGCGCCGCAGAAGCCGTCCTGCTCGGCGCCGCGCACAGGGGCGCCACCCACAAGAACTCCGCACACAAGAACGCCACCCACAAGACCGGCAAGAAGCACCGCCCGGAGACCGTGTTCGCGGCGGTACGGATCGGCGACGTCCTGGACGCCCGCGACTCGCTCCTGACCGTCCTGGCCCACGAGATCCGCGCCGGCGGCCCGGTGACCGTCACCCACCCCGAAGCCGCGCGTTGCTTCGCGACCGTCGAAGAGGCCGTGGCCCTGACACTGGAAGCCGCCCGGATGGCCACCGGCGGCGAGATCTACACCCTCGGGCTGCCCGAGCCGATGCGCGTCACCGAGGTGGTCTCGCGTTTCACCCGGCGGTACCGGCTCCCCGAGGTGCCCATCCGCTATGTCGGACAGAGCCAGGGCAGCGAGGCCCCCGAGCAGGGCAGACGCGTCCCCACCGCGCATCCGCGGATCTTCACGACACCCGAGCACCCGGACCCCGCTGAGGACCCCCGCCTGTCGGAGCGCCTGGAGAAGATGTACAGGGCCGCCGACAAGAATCGGGACCCGAAGGTGCGCCAGATGCTTCTGAAAACGGCCGCCATCCGGCGGCCTTCCTCCCGGCCGGCATCCGACGCCTGA
- a CDS encoding acyl-CoA dehydrogenase family protein, with protein sequence MPSKPVSPLDLFAIDGLLSDEERAMRDLVRSYGARELRPHVADWFEAGELPARDVARGLGRLGVLGMHLHGYGCAGTSALTYGLACMELEAVDSGLRSLVSVQGSLAMFAIWRYGSEEQKQAWLPRMAAGEAIGCFGLTEPDFGSNPAGMRTTAKREGDGWVLNGTKMWITNGSVADVAVVWAQTEDGIRGFVVPADTPGFSAPEITKKLSLRASVTSELVLQDVRLPADAILPGAAGLSGPLGCLDEARFGIVFGALGAARDCLEAAIAYALDREVFDRPLAGFQLTQQKLADMALELGKGMLLALHLGRLKDAGKLDPRQVSLGKLNNVREALAIARECRTILAANGITLEYPVLRHANNLESVLTYEGTSEIHSLVIGRALTGVSAFV encoded by the coding sequence ATGCCCTCCAAGCCTGTGTCCCCGCTCGATCTGTTCGCGATCGACGGCCTGCTCAGTGACGAGGAACGCGCGATGCGCGACCTGGTCCGCTCCTACGGCGCCCGCGAGCTGCGCCCGCACGTCGCCGACTGGTTCGAGGCCGGGGAGCTGCCGGCCCGCGACGTCGCGCGGGGTCTGGGCCGGCTCGGCGTGCTCGGCATGCACCTGCACGGCTACGGCTGCGCCGGAACCAGCGCCCTGACCTACGGCCTGGCCTGCATGGAGCTGGAGGCGGTCGATTCCGGGCTGCGCTCCCTTGTCTCCGTGCAGGGGTCGCTGGCCATGTTCGCGATCTGGCGGTACGGCTCGGAGGAGCAGAAGCAGGCCTGGCTGCCGCGGATGGCCGCCGGCGAGGCGATCGGCTGCTTCGGACTGACCGAGCCCGACTTCGGGTCCAACCCGGCCGGGATGCGGACCACCGCCAAGCGCGAGGGCGACGGCTGGGTGCTCAACGGCACCAAGATGTGGATCACCAACGGCTCGGTCGCCGACGTCGCCGTCGTGTGGGCCCAGACCGAGGACGGGATCCGGGGCTTCGTCGTGCCCGCCGACACCCCCGGGTTCAGCGCGCCGGAGATCACGAAGAAGCTCTCGCTGCGCGCCAGCGTCACCAGCGAGCTGGTACTGCAGGACGTGCGGCTGCCGGCCGACGCGATCCTGCCGGGGGCCGCCGGGCTGTCCGGGCCGCTCGGCTGCCTGGACGAGGCGCGCTTCGGCATCGTGTTCGGCGCCCTCGGGGCCGCGCGCGACTGCCTGGAGGCGGCGATCGCCTACGCGCTGGACCGCGAGGTCTTCGACCGGCCGCTGGCCGGCTTCCAGCTGACCCAGCAGAAGCTCGCCGACATGGCGCTGGAGCTCGGCAAGGGCATGCTGCTGGCGCTGCACCTCGGCCGGCTCAAGGATGCCGGCAAGCTGGACCCGCGGCAGGTGAGCCTGGGCAAGCTCAACAACGTGCGCGAGGCGCTGGCCATCGCCCGGGAGTGCCGCACCATCCTGGCCGCCAACGGGATCACGCTGGAGTACCCGGTGCTCAGGCACGCGAACAACCTGGAGTCGGTGCTCACGTATGAGGGCACGAGCGAGATCCACAGCCTGGTCATCGGGCGTGCGCTGACCGGGGTTTCGGCCTTCGTGTAG
- the msrB gene encoding peptide-methionine (R)-S-oxide reductase MsrB, translating to MVYKVERTEAEWRQHLGTAAYRTLREFGTENPWSGAYVENDDAGTYLCRGCDTALFGSQSKFNAECGWAAFSGPLTDDLIEQHEDRSQGMLRTEIRCATCGSHLGYLFQDAPEELGGWRYCVNSIGLLLKESVPSAAS from the coding sequence ATGGTGTACAAGGTTGAGCGCACCGAGGCAGAGTGGCGGCAGCACCTGGGAACCGCCGCCTACAGAACCCTGCGCGAGTTCGGAACCGAGAACCCGTGGTCGGGCGCCTACGTCGAGAACGACGACGCGGGCACCTACCTGTGCCGGGGCTGCGACACCGCGCTGTTCGGCTCGCAGTCCAAGTTCAACGCCGAGTGCGGCTGGGCCGCCTTCTCCGGCCCCCTCACCGACGACCTCATCGAGCAGCACGAGGACCGCTCGCAGGGCATGCTGCGCACCGAGATCCGGTGCGCCACCTGCGGATCGCACCTCGGGTACCTGTTCCAGGACGCACCGGAGGAACTCGGCGGGTGGCGCTACTGCGTCAACTCGATCGGGTTGCTCCTGAAGGAGTCGGTGCCCAGCGCGGCTTCCTGA
- a CDS encoding sensor histidine kinase has translation MSTTTDTATPGADTGGPYGAGPSGGGPASKDPYIRGTDETVLLDLRELRAQAAADKAAREAAAGRGAGGEPGPAANAVNAMTAETTETAETVGAELERYHGSHRRDAVLYADGGTAIPLDRVREVCHDLRQPVAAILMLASAAELRPDVPERVRDVLQEIMTQTEEISATVRQFLDDAKQGVDGLGAPVPCNVAGLAAESVERWRATFDGDLALAAAEDPLHVTVDPVLFKRALGNVLSNGTRAAGDAGRVQVTVRRFETAQGERAVIEVDDSGPGFGNIPSGHGLGLAVVRRTIEAAGGSVELAEGPLGGALVRLVLPVTPIRPLSADDELTKTFHGEISLTQLAAELAAGGARVHPALAELDDDLFDDDDFEDEFDDGFEDDEHEFAEVAEPAETAAAGGHSLTGGHAFLTKLSAWPEPMAISNTQEQLAIGGPAGPGNPFGARAAQQEAIAPAADNRTYFGLPLQQDQPAEAADQQPDAARGFFDAAPPKPSDTGYFGLPLKDDPAPQQAPQNRLYGTAADITAHPVPAGLFAAHQSATHTPQAPGEIAAAAHQARSASQGAAAATAAQLPAAAVPTADQQPGTAPAPTFAAPVMSQPADAPTALAGFGDPATAQPAAAPVTEPTATATEPTPAPTPTFDPADTQPLHIIPTGQDDTALASIQLPSQATLTHPPRIPASALQPVASVQLSLLPGGAF, from the coding sequence ATGAGCACGACCACGGACACCGCCACACCGGGGGCGGACACCGGCGGGCCGTACGGGGCGGGGCCGTCCGGGGGCGGGCCAGCCTCGAAGGACCCGTACATCCGCGGCACGGACGAGACCGTGCTGCTGGACCTGCGCGAGCTGCGGGCCCAGGCGGCGGCGGACAAGGCGGCGCGCGAGGCGGCCGCCGGGCGCGGCGCGGGCGGGGAGCCCGGGCCGGCCGCGAACGCCGTGAATGCCATGACCGCCGAGACCACCGAGACGGCCGAGACCGTCGGGGCGGAGCTGGAGCGCTACCACGGCTCGCACCGCCGCGACGCTGTGCTGTACGCCGACGGCGGCACCGCGATCCCCCTGGACCGGGTCCGCGAGGTCTGCCACGACCTGCGCCAGCCGGTCGCCGCGATCCTGATGCTGGCCTCGGCGGCCGAACTGCGGCCGGACGTCCCCGAACGGGTCCGGGACGTGCTGCAGGAGATCATGACCCAGACCGAGGAGATATCGGCCACGGTCCGCCAGTTCCTCGACGACGCCAAGCAGGGCGTCGACGGCCTCGGCGCACCGGTCCCGTGCAACGTCGCGGGCCTGGCCGCGGAATCCGTGGAGCGCTGGCGGGCCACCTTCGACGGCGACCTGGCCCTGGCCGCCGCCGAGGACCCGCTGCACGTGACGGTCGACCCGGTCCTGTTCAAGCGGGCTCTGGGCAACGTCCTGTCCAACGGCACCCGGGCCGCCGGCGACGCCGGCCGCGTCCAGGTGACCGTCCGCCGCTTCGAGACCGCCCAGGGCGAGCGCGCGGTGATCGAGGTCGACGACAGCGGCCCCGGCTTCGGCAACATCCCCAGCGGCCACGGCCTCGGCCTGGCGGTGGTCCGCCGCACGATAGAGGCGGCCGGCGGCTCGGTGGAACTGGCCGAGGGCCCCCTCGGCGGCGCCCTGGTCCGCCTGGTCCTCCCGGTCACCCCGATCCGCCCGCTGAGCGCCGACGACGAGCTGACGAAGACCTTCCACGGCGAGATCTCGCTGACGCAGCTGGCCGCGGAGCTGGCGGCGGGCGGCGCCCGCGTGCACCCGGCGCTGGCGGAGCTCGACGACGACCTGTTCGACGACGACGATTTCGAGGACGAGTTCGACGACGGCTTCGAGGATGACGAGCACGAGTTCGCTGAGGTTGCCGAACCCGCCGAGACCGCGGCGGCCGGCGGACACTCGCTGACCGGCGGCCACGCGTTCCTGACGAAGCTCAGCGCGTGGCCGGAACCGATGGCGATCTCGAATACGCAGGAGCAGCTGGCGATCGGCGGACCGGCGGGACCGGGCAACCCGTTCGGAGCCCGAGCGGCGCAGCAGGAGGCCATCGCCCCGGCGGCTGACAACCGCACCTACTTCGGCCTGCCCCTCCAGCAGGACCAGCCGGCGGAAGCCGCGGACCAGCAGCCGGACGCCGCGCGGGGCTTCTTCGACGCGGCACCGCCCAAGCCCTCCGACACCGGCTACTTCGGCCTGCCGCTCAAGGACGACCCGGCCCCCCAGCAGGCGCCCCAGAACCGCCTCTACGGCACGGCAGCGGACATCACCGCCCACCCGGTCCCCGCCGGCCTGTTCGCCGCGCACCAGAGCGCCACGCATACGCCTCAAGCCCCCGGCGAGATCGCCGCGGCCGCGCATCAGGCTCGGTCGGCCTCGCAGGGGGCTGCCGCGGCAACCGCCGCCCAGCTTCCTGCCGCCGCTGTGCCGACCGCCGACCAGCAGCCCGGCACCGCACCCGCACCGACCTTCGCCGCACCGGTCATGTCCCAGCCCGCCGACGCGCCGACCGCGCTGGCAGGCTTCGGCGACCCGGCCACCGCGCAGCCCGCAGCCGCCCCGGTCACCGAACCCACCGCCACCGCCACCGAACCCACACCCGCCCCCACCCCCACCTTCGACCCCGCCGACACCCAACCCCTCCACATCATCCCCACCGGTCAAGACGACACCGCCCTCGCCTCGATCCAGCTCCCCTCCCAGGCGACCCTGACCCACCCCCCGCGCATCCCCGCCTCGGCGCTGCAGCCGGTCGCCTCGGTCCAGCTCTCCCTGCTCCCAGGAGGCGCTTTCTGA
- a CDS encoding response regulator has translation MLDASTIGLEDRLEERLDGAGLGEVRILVVDDHRTFAEALASRLRAEPGFGVAATTTIDGARRLIDERRPDVVLLDVDLDGRDGIRFAAEIRASHADVRIVMVTAGEEERRVAEAVRGGVNAWVAKDGSVEHLLQVVRGVLRDETHIPPRLLTYVLSDLMAAEQERNEHETLVGALTPREREVLQCMVSGMTRASIAQHLFLSPNTVRTHMQNVLGKLGVHSTLAAVAVARRAGIGEDPR, from the coding sequence ATGCTTGACGCCTCCACGATCGGACTCGAGGACCGCCTCGAGGAGCGCCTCGACGGCGCGGGCCTCGGGGAGGTCCGGATCCTCGTCGTCGACGACCACCGCACCTTCGCCGAGGCGCTGGCCTCGCGCCTGCGCGCCGAGCCCGGCTTCGGTGTGGCGGCGACCACCACCATCGACGGCGCCCGCCGCCTCATCGACGAGCGCCGCCCGGACGTGGTCCTGCTCGACGTCGACCTCGACGGCCGCGACGGCATCCGCTTCGCCGCCGAGATCCGCGCGAGCCACGCCGACGTCCGTATCGTCATGGTCACCGCCGGCGAGGAGGAGCGGCGGGTCGCCGAGGCGGTCCGCGGCGGCGTGAACGCCTGGGTCGCCAAGGACGGCTCGGTGGAGCACCTGCTCCAGGTGGTCCGCGGCGTCCTGCGCGACGAGACCCACATCCCGCCGCGCCTGCTCACCTACGTCCTGAGCGACCTGATGGCCGCCGAGCAGGAGCGCAACGAGCACGAGACCCTGGTCGGCGCCCTCACCCCGCGCGAGCGCGAAGTCCTGCAGTGCATGGTCTCGGGCATGACCCGGGCCTCCATCGCCCAGCACCTGTTCCTGTCCCCGAACACGGTCCGCACCCACATGCAGAACGTCCTGGGCAAGCTCGGCGTACACTCCACGCTGGCCGCCGTGGCGGTGGCCCGACGCGCCGGAATCGGGGAAGACCCCCGCTGA
- a CDS encoding ABC-F family ATP-binding cassette domain-containing protein has product MAPQAVNLVNLENVSKAYTARTLMDKVSLGLSEGDRIGVVGRNGGGKSTLLRVLAKLDEPDSGRVTHTGGLRIAFVGQHDSLDPAATIRHELVADKPDHEWLADARVRDVITGLFGGTDFPAFPEGMDTRIGPLSGGERRRVALAKALINEHDLLLLDEPTNHLDVEGIAWLARHLATAKPALLTVTHDRWFLDAVTTRTWEVVNGQVLDYDGGYSAYVLARAERQRQADAEWDRKQNLLRKELAWLRRGAPARTSKPKFRIDAANQLIAAEPPARDSSELQKFAASRLGRTVYELEDVSYAVGTDTAGDGTDKKELFKRVTWQFGPGERLGLIGVNGSGKSSLVRLLLGEAHPDSGRVVTGVTVKPAHLSQEVAEIDPTWRVLEAVEKVHSTVEIGKGKTLTAGQLLERFGFAGEKQWTRVGDLSGGERRRLQLLRLLMDAPNVLLLDEPTNDLDIDTLTAFEDILDGWPGSLLVVSHDRYFLERTTDRIAALYGDGRIRLLPGGVDEYLAHREQRGTEVSNSRTTKAPAQPSNSSSGGTGSREDRAVKKELARIERRLDKIAELEAKLHEELSEIGGDYLAAADADAKLRELHEERLRLEDEWLSLSE; this is encoded by the coding sequence ATGGCACCCCAAGCTGTCAACCTCGTCAACCTGGAGAACGTCTCCAAGGCCTATACCGCCCGCACGCTCATGGACAAAGTCTCCCTGGGGCTGTCCGAGGGCGACCGGATCGGTGTGGTCGGCCGCAACGGCGGCGGTAAGTCCACCTTGCTGCGGGTGCTGGCCAAACTCGACGAGCCCGACTCCGGCCGGGTCACGCACACCGGCGGGCTGCGCATCGCCTTCGTCGGGCAACACGACAGCCTCGACCCGGCGGCGACCATCCGGCACGAGTTGGTCGCGGACAAGCCCGACCACGAGTGGCTGGCCGATGCGCGGGTGCGCGACGTCATCACCGGGCTGTTCGGCGGGACAGACTTCCCCGCTTTTCCGGAGGGCATGGACACCCGGATCGGTCCGCTGTCCGGCGGCGAGCGGCGCCGCGTGGCGCTGGCCAAGGCCCTGATCAACGAGCACGACCTGCTGCTGCTCGACGAGCCCACCAACCACCTGGACGTCGAGGGCATCGCGTGGCTGGCCCGGCATCTGGCCACCGCCAAGCCGGCGCTGCTCACCGTCACCCACGACCGCTGGTTCCTGGACGCCGTCACCACCCGCACCTGGGAGGTCGTCAACGGGCAGGTGCTCGACTACGACGGCGGCTACTCCGCGTACGTCCTGGCCCGCGCCGAGCGGCAGCGGCAGGCCGACGCCGAATGGGACCGCAAGCAGAACCTGCTGCGCAAGGAGCTGGCCTGGCTGCGGCGCGGGGCCCCGGCCCGGACCAGCAAGCCGAAGTTCCGGATCGACGCCGCGAACCAGCTCATCGCCGCCGAACCGCCGGCCCGGGACAGCTCGGAGCTGCAGAAGTTCGCGGCCAGCCGGCTCGGGCGGACCGTCTACGAGCTGGAGGACGTGTCCTACGCCGTCGGCACTGACACTGCCGGCGACGGCACGGACAAGAAGGAGCTCTTCAAGCGCGTCACCTGGCAGTTCGGCCCCGGCGAGCGGCTCGGGCTGATCGGCGTCAACGGCTCCGGCAAGTCCTCGCTGGTCCGGCTGCTGCTCGGCGAGGCGCATCCGGACTCCGGGCGGGTCGTCACCGGCGTCACGGTGAAGCCCGCGCACCTGTCGCAGGAGGTCGCGGAGATCGACCCCACCTGGCGGGTGCTGGAGGCCGTGGAGAAGGTGCACTCCACGGTCGAGATCGGCAAGGGCAAGACGCTGACCGCCGGGCAGCTGCTGGAGCGGTTCGGCTTCGCCGGCGAGAAGCAGTGGACCCGGGTCGGCGACCTGTCCGGCGGCGAGCGCCGCCGGCTGCAGCTGCTCAGACTGCTGATGGACGCCCCGAACGTGCTGCTGCTCGACGAGCCCACCAACGACCTGGACATCGACACCCTCACCGCTTTTGAGGACATCCTCGACGGCTGGCCGGGCAGCCTGCTGGTGGTCAGCCACGACCGCTACTTCCTGGAGCGCACCACCGACCGGATCGCGGCGCTGTACGGGGACGGCCGGATCCGGCTGCTGCCCGGCGGCGTCGACGAGTACCTCGCCCACCGCGAGCAGCGCGGCACAGAGGTTTCCAACTCCCGCACAACCAAAGCGCCCGCCCAGCCGTCAAACTCCTCGAGCGGCGGTACGGGCTCGCGCGAGGACCGCGCCGTGAAGAAGGAACTGGCGCGCATCGAACGGCGCCTGGACAAGATCGCGGAGCTGGAGGCCAAGCTGCATGAGGAACTCTCAGAGATTGGGGGAGACTATCTCGCAGCGGCCGATGCGGACGCTAAGCTACGCGAGTTGCATGAGGAACGTCTCCGTCTAGAGGATGAGTGGCTCTCACTCTCCGAGTAG
- a CDS encoding alpha/beta fold hydrolase, translating into MSALSLPTIRHRAVTVSGVNVFYRETVPHRAEATGAPTVLLLHGFPSSSAQYRRLMDALGGDHRLIAPDYPGFGRTTAPEDFEYSFESLTDVVEAFVEALGLTAGGRRLAVYAFDFGGPVAFRLADRHPEWIAGLIVQNANAYAEGLSESARSLTAEKPGVPGAEDRVRAILTAEVTRSQYEGGTSDVELVAPDGWTLDQHYLDLPGRDAAQIALALDYHSNVELYPRWQRRLAELRPPTLVLWGDGDPFFTVEGAKAYLRDLPDARLHVFRTGHFALEEKLPEMAPLIGDFLDSLR; encoded by the coding sequence ATGAGCGCTCTTTCCCTGCCCACGATCCGCCACCGCGCCGTGACCGTCTCCGGCGTGAACGTCTTCTACCGGGAGACCGTCCCCCACCGCGCCGAAGCCACCGGCGCGCCCACCGTCCTGCTCCTGCACGGCTTCCCCAGCTCCTCGGCGCAGTACCGGCGCCTGATGGACGCCCTCGGCGGCGACCACCGGCTGATCGCCCCGGACTACCCCGGCTTCGGGCGCACGACCGCGCCGGAGGACTTCGAGTACTCCTTCGAGTCCCTCACCGACGTCGTCGAGGCCTTCGTCGAGGCCCTCGGCCTCACCGCCGGCGGCCGGCGCCTGGCCGTCTACGCCTTCGACTTCGGCGGTCCGGTCGCCTTCCGGCTCGCGGACCGCCACCCGGAGTGGATCGCGGGCCTGATCGTGCAGAACGCCAACGCCTATGCCGAAGGCCTGTCCGAGAGCGCCAGGAGCCTGACCGCCGAGAAGCCGGGCGTCCCGGGCGCCGAGGACCGCGTCCGCGCCATCCTCACCGCGGAGGTGACCCGCTCCCAGTACGAGGGCGGCACCTCGGACGTCGAACTGGTCGCCCCCGACGGCTGGACCCTGGACCAGCACTACCTCGACCTGCCGGGCCGGGACGCCGCGCAGATCGCCCTCGCCCTGGACTACCACAGCAACGTCGAGCTCTACCCGCGCTGGCAGCGCCGGCTCGCCGAGCTCCGGCCGCCGACGCTGGTCCTGTGGGGCGACGGCGACCCGTTCTTCACCGTCGAGGGGGCGAAGGCGTATCTGCGGGACCTGCCGGACGCGCGGCTGCACGTCTTCCGCACCGGTCACTTCGCCCTGGAGGAGAAGCTTCCCGAGATGGCGCCGCTGATCGGCGACTTCCTCGACTCGCTGCGGTGA
- a CDS encoding D-alanyl-D-alanine carboxypeptidase family protein: MAAAAADARPARSAAAPTPAPPAPSSTPLGPTVASPGSPPIPPDVQAGSFVIADEATGAILAERAPHDRLRPASTLKVLTALALMPRLDPSAVHLSVPGDIAALATAEPGGSAVGIKPGLSYRVSDLWNAVFLRSGNDAIATLAAMAGGEPTTVDLMRQTAQRLHADDTVVVNDDGYDADGQVSSSYDLALMARAGLQDPGFRAYCALPKAKFPSVNGTTFEIDSENRLLGKYPGMIGVKNGYTSLAHHTFVGAAQRNGRTLIVSVFDAGPDIYQQTAKLLDWGFAVPATAAGVDQLVPPDPLEKSSVPNETLPPPDALHSKKRSLSDDDGTLNTQASAAVTAPHKEAGSTFLGDAFETLLYVIGFLVAAVVALRARVLWKQRKER; this comes from the coding sequence GTGGCAGCCGCCGCTGCGGACGCTCGGCCCGCGCGCAGCGCCGCGGCCCCCACGCCGGCGCCCCCGGCGCCCAGCTCCACGCCGCTCGGCCCGACGGTCGCCAGTCCCGGGAGCCCGCCGATCCCGCCGGACGTCCAGGCCGGCTCCTTCGTCATCGCCGACGAGGCCACCGGCGCGATCCTGGCCGAGCGCGCCCCGCACGACCGCCTGCGTCCGGCCTCCACGCTCAAGGTCCTGACCGCGCTGGCCCTGATGCCCCGGCTGGACCCCTCGGCGGTCCACCTCTCGGTGCCCGGGGACATCGCGGCCCTGGCCACCGCCGAGCCCGGCGGCAGCGCGGTCGGCATCAAGCCCGGGCTGTCGTACCGGGTCTCCGACCTGTGGAACGCGGTGTTCCTGCGCTCGGGCAACGACGCGATCGCCACGCTGGCCGCCATGGCCGGCGGCGAGCCGACGACGGTGGACCTGATGCGCCAGACCGCGCAGCGGCTGCACGCGGACGACACCGTCGTGGTCAACGACGACGGCTACGACGCCGACGGCCAGGTCTCCAGCTCCTACGACCTGGCGCTGATGGCGCGGGCGGGCCTGCAGGACCCGGGCTTCCGTGCGTACTGCGCGCTGCCGAAGGCCAAGTTCCCCTCGGTGAACGGCACCACCTTCGAGATCGACAGCGAGAACCGGCTCCTGGGCAAGTATCCCGGCATGATCGGGGTGAAGAACGGCTACACCTCGCTGGCCCACCACACCTTCGTCGGGGCCGCCCAGCGCAACGGCCGCACGCTCATCGTCTCGGTGTTCGACGCCGGCCCCGACATCTATCAGCAGACGGCGAAGCTGCTCGACTGGGGCTTCGCGGTGCCGGCCACCGCGGCCGGCGTGGACCAGCTGGTGCCGCCGGACCCGCTGGAGAAGTCGTCGGTGCCGAACGAGACGCTGCCGCCGCCGGACGCGCTGCACTCCAAGAAGCGCTCGCTCTCGGACGACGACGGGACCCTCAACACGCAGGCCTCGGCGGCCGTCACGGCGCCGCACAAGGAGGCCGGGTCGACCTTCCTGGGCGACGCGTTCGAGACGCTGCTCTATGTCATCGGCTTCCTGGTGGCCGCGGTCGTCGCGTTGCGGGCCCGGGTGTTGTGGAAGCAGCGCAAGGAGCGGTGA